TCGATGGTATGAGCGTTGGGGTCATGCCGACACCTTCACCGTGGTTAATCCCCATTGGAAACGCAACAACACCATCACCGCCACTCAGTACTTTGTTGTACAGCTCATTTTCAAGCTCAAGCCCGCCTGCATAATACATCCAGGACAAAAACTCTTCGGCTTCAGGTCCAAACGGAACGCCGGAAAAATAAATGCGTGTGAACGGTAAAGCGACGAATCGATTCTTTACCTTCAATCTGTTTTGTGAAGGCGCAACAATAGCGGCATCAATTCCACCATGCTTCGAGCCTCGATTCACTGCATCAAAGATTGCGTCGTTGGAAACTAACGTACCTGGTTCTTTGATCAATAATCGAATTGCTCCACCGGTGACCTGCTCCACTCTTTTCGCAAAAAGCAATGCGCCGTCCCCTCCCGGTGATCCAGGCGTATCCGCCGTAAAGGTGGTTTGAACTTCGATTCTTACAGTTGCGCTATGGGAATGCTCCGGGCTTGCAAGATTCCAGAACAGAAATAAGACACACCATCACTTGTTTTGGAAAAAGAGACTTCATTGTTTCACCCTTGAAATGGACGTTAAATTGTGGATCTGTTCCTCGCTGGCATTTCCCCCGGTGAGAATCACAGCGACTGACTTTCCTTCAAATAGATTCCGATAAGTCAGAATAGCAGCGATGCCGGCGGCTCCTGCTGGTTCCAGTAAGAGACCGAGCTCTGTATGCGCAAGCCGCATCGCGTCAACAAAAAATTCATCGTGAACCAGGAATATCTCATCAACGAGTCCGTTCAGGTCGGCGAGAGCTTCAGGGAAGGGGACACGCACAGCAA
This genomic stretch from bacterium harbors:
- a CDS encoding pyridoxal-phosphate dependent enzyme, whose translation is PLGDGALLAGVARWVKAHHPKTEMIGICASGADAMERSWRSGKLIARDSVSTIADGIAVRVPFPEALADLNGLVDEIFLVHDEFFVDAMRLAHTELGLLLEPAGAAGIAAILTYRNLFEGKSVAVILTGGNASEEQIHNLTSISRVKQ